The DNA segment TGCCTATCGCATCCTGTACATTAATGGTTTTCATTTTTAACCTCTATATATTCGAATAATTATTTATTGATAGGTGCACAGTGGGCTTCAACCCATCCGGTGCTTTTGTATTCTTTCAGGAAAGCCGTTACTCCGATGAAAATGATCCCCAGCACAGGCAGTCCCGCGACTATTGATGCGGTCTGTAATACTGAAAGAGGCCCGTCAATAAGCATGATTCCAGTGGGGACGATTCCCAATGAAATAGCCCAGAAGAGGCGGTTCCAGCGGGCAGGTTCCTCATCGGGGGAAAGCATAGTTGTTGTGGTTGCTGCTAATGCAAAAGAAACAGCATCGAATGTTGTGGCCATGGAGATAGCCGTGACTGTGGAGAATACCAGCTTATATAATGAAGCAAAGGGAAGGAAATCGGCAATAGCCATGATGACGGTAGCGCCTTTCAGGTGTTGGACCATGCTGACCGCATCAAGTTGTCCGGTTATTTGCAGATATAATCCGAAGTTTCCGAAGATGAGATAGAAACATCCGCAACCGAGGGATGCAATGATAACTGGGCCGAGGACCACTTCGCGGACTGTGCGTCCTCGTGATATTTTAGCGATAAACAGACTCATAAACGGGGCGTAGGCCACAAACCATGCGTAGTAGAAAACGGTCCAGTCCTGAGTGAATCCTTTGTTTCCGATCGGGTCCATCCATGTTGCCATGGTCACGATCTCGGAAATCATCAGCCCCAGTGATGAAATTGCCATGTCGGTTAGAAACACAGTGGGGCCGGCAATAAATACGAAAAGCATCAGTCCTAACGCTATGTAGACATTAAGGTCAGAAAGCTTGCTGAGACCTTTTTTAAGTCCCAGACAGGAAGTAATCGAGAATATGAGAGTTACGAAAACAAGGATGCCGAATTCCAATTGAAAGGAGTGTTCCAGTCCGGTAACCGAGACGACTCCTGCCGCAACAATCGGGATACCCAGTCCAAGCGCAGTAGCGGAACCGGCCACAAGTCCGGTCATGAATAATATATCAATAATTTTGCCGGGCCAGCCGTGAACACGGTTTCCCAGAAGACCCTTACATGCTTGGGAAATGTTCAGGATGGGAACTTTTTTTACGTAGTAGCTATAGCCGATGGGAATGGCAAGGATAGCGTAAATGGACCAGCAGATTGGTCCCCAGTGAAACATGCCGTAAGCAGTACCCCATTCCGCAGCCTTCCATGATCCGGCAGGTTCGCCGTGCATGGGGTAGGCCATGTAATAAGCCCAGTCGATGGACCCTCCGAACATAATACCCGCTCCGACTCCGGCACAGAAGAGCATTCCAATCCATGAAAAAGTTGAATATTCGATTTTGTCGCCGAGTCGTTTAGAACTCAAGGGACCGAAAGCGAACCAGAGAATAAGAGCGAACGCGCCTATAGCTGCGAGCATGTATAGCCAGCCCATTTGCACGGTGACAAATTTGAAAAGTTTATTGATGATTTGCTCGCCTTCTTTCGGATAGAGGAGAAGGGGGATACAGGTGGCAATAATAAGGGAAAATGCTCCGTAAAAGCAGATTTTACAGACGCCCTTTCTACCGGTGGGGCATGGTGCAAGTTGATTATTATTTGTTTGATTATCCATAGAGACCTCCTACTTCCAGAACTATTGTGAAAATGCAAACCGGATTTCCGGTGTGGCCAGCGGTTTTTGAATATTGTTTAAAACAGGAAAAATAATCCCGTTTCGTGCGCTGCCTGCAAACCATTTAATTGATCTTGTTTTTCGTGTCGGCAGCAGGCGTGCAAATTCGGAAAGAAGCTCTTCGCCGCCGGGGCTGTCTGTTTTGTTGAGAAAGGCTATTTTGTCACAATTTTCAGGGCACTCTTTGAATAGTCCGTTTTTTGATTCAGCCAGCGCAATCAGATGATTAGGGGTAACTCCGCACCCTTTTTCAGCTCCAGTGATTTTTGAAAATATTTCGCTACGGTGGACATTAGCTTCATGCAGAGTGCGATATACCGCATCAAGCCCCATGACTCCGATACAGAGGTCGA comes from the Maridesulfovibrio ferrireducens genome and includes:
- a CDS encoding BCCT family transporter, whose translation is MDNQTNNNQLAPCPTGRKGVCKICFYGAFSLIIATCIPLLLYPKEGEQIINKLFKFVTVQMGWLYMLAAIGAFALILWFAFGPLSSKRLGDKIEYSTFSWIGMLFCAGVGAGIMFGGSIDWAYYMAYPMHGEPAGSWKAAEWGTAYGMFHWGPICWSIYAILAIPIGYSYYVKKVPILNISQACKGLLGNRVHGWPGKIIDILFMTGLVAGSATALGLGIPIVAAGVVSVTGLEHSFQLEFGILVFVTLIFSITSCLGLKKGLSKLSDLNVYIALGLMLFVFIAGPTVFLTDMAISSLGLMISEIVTMATWMDPIGNKGFTQDWTVFYYAWFVAYAPFMSLFIAKISRGRTVREVVLGPVIIASLGCGCFYLIFGNFGLYLQITGQLDAVSMVQHLKGATVIMAIADFLPFASLYKLVFSTVTAISMATTFDAVSFALAATTTTMLSPDEEPARWNRLFWAISLGIVPTGIMLIDGPLSVLQTASIVAGLPVLGIIFIGVTAFLKEYKSTGWVEAHCAPINK